In Humulus lupulus chromosome 7, drHumLupu1.1, whole genome shotgun sequence, the following are encoded in one genomic region:
- the LOC133789127 gene encoding uncharacterized protein LOC133789127: MARIPNFVVGFLLLILWTAIAEASDSYKYKDPKQPINVRINDLLSRMTVEEKIGQMTQIDRTVASNEVMKKYFIGSVLSGGGSVPAKKASPETWIDMVNDFQKGSLSTRLGIPMIYGIDAVHGHNNVYKATIFPHNVGLGATRDPELVKRIGAATALEVRATGIQYVFAPCIAVCRDPRWGRCFESYSEDPMIVRAMTEIIPGLQGDVPANGKKGVPYVAGQKNVAACAKHYVGDGGTTKGINENNTMINRHGLLSIHMAGYYNSIIKGVSTVMISYSSWNGKKMHANQELITGFLKNTLRFRGFVISDWQGIDRITTPEHANYTYSINAGITAGIDMIMVPYNYTEFIDGLTYQVKNKFIPMSRIDDAVKRILRVKFQMGLFEYPLADQSLVHELGSQAHRELAREAVRKSLVLLKNGESAEKPLLPLPKKSAKILIAGTHADNLGYQCGGWTIEWQGVTGNNVTEGTTILTAIKKTVDPTTKVVYKEKPDTGFVKSNGFNYAIVVVGETPYAETFGDSLNLTIPQPGPSIITNVCGAIKCVVVVISGRPVVIQPYVSSIDALVAAWLPGTEGQGVADVLFGDYGFTGKLSRTWFKTVDQLPMNIGDYHYDPLFPLGFGLTTKPTKTY; encoded by the exons ATGGCAAGGATTCCCAACTTTGTGGTGGGATTTCTTCTCTTGATTCTTTGGACAGCCATAGCAGAGGCATCAGATAGTTACAAGTATAAAGACCCAAAACAGCCGATAAATGTTCGAATAAATGACTTACTGAGTCGGATGACTGTGGAGGAAAAGATTGGGCAAATGACACAAATCGACCGCACTGTTGCTTCCAATGAGGTCATGAAGAAGTACTTTATTG GTAGTGTATTAAGTGGAGGAGGAAGTGTTCCTGCTAAGAAGGCTTCACCAGAGACTTGGATTGACATGGTGAATGATTTTCAAAAGGGATCTCTATCGACCCGTCTTGGGATTCCAATGATTTATGGAATTGATGCTGTTCATGGCCACAACAATGTCTACAAAGCCACAATATTCCCCCACAATGTTGGTTTGGGTGCTACCAG AGACCCTGAACTTGTTAAGAGGATTGGAGCAGCAACAGCTCTTGAAGTTAGAGCTACAGGCATCCAATATGTTTTTGCACCTTGCATAGCG GTTTGTAGGGATCCAAGATGGGGTCGTTGTTTCGAAAGTTACAGTGAAGATCCCATGATTGTCAGGGCAATGACTGAGATTATACCTGGTTTACAAGGCGATGTGCCCGCAAACGGAAAGAAGGGTGTTCCTTATGTTGCTGGACA AAAAAATGTTGCAGCTTGTGCAAAGCATTATGTGGGTGATGGTGGAACAACTAAAGGCATCAATGAGAATAACACTATGATAAACAGACATGGATTGCTTAGCATTCACATGGCAGGTTACTACAACTCTATCATCAAGGGTGTTTCAACTGTTATGATTTCGTACTCGAGCTGGAACGGGAAAAAGATGCACGCCAATCAAGAACTCATCACCGGTTTCCTCAAGAACACTCTTCGGTTCAGG GGTTTTGTCATCTCAGATTGGCAAGGTATTGACAGGATTACCACACCAGAGCATGCTAACTACACTTACTCAATTAATGCAGGAATTACTGCTGGCATTGACATG ATCATGGTTCCATACAACTACACCGAATTCATCGACGGTTTAACATACCAGGTGAAAAATAAGTTTATCCCAATGAGCAGAATTGATGATGCAGTAAAGAGAATTTTGAGAGTTAAGTTTCAAATGGGTTTGTTCGAGTATCCATTAGCTGATCAAAGCCTTGTTCACGAGCTTGGTAGTCAG GCGCATAGGGAGTTGGCTAGGGAGGCTGTGAGAAAATCTCTAGTGTTGTTAAAGAATGGTGAATCTGCAGAAAAGCCATTGTTACCGCTTCCAAAGAAGTCGGCGAAGATTTTGATTGCAGGCACTCATGCAGACAATTTGGGTTACCAATGTGGTGGTTGGACTATTGAATGGCAAGGTGTTACTGGCAACAATGTCACAGAAG GTACCACTATCCTCACTGCCATAAAAAAGACAGTTGATCCAACAACTAAAGTTGTGTACAAGGAAAAGCCAGACACCGGCTTTGTCAAAtcaaatggattcaattatgccATTGTTGTGGTGGGAGAAACTCCATATGCAGAGACATTTGGTGACAGTTTGAACTTGACAATTCCTCAACCTGGTCCAAGCATCATAACAAACGTGTGTGGGGCTATAAAATGTGTTGTTGTTGTTATCTCTGGGCGCCCTGTTGTTATTCAACCCTATGTTTCATCCATAGATGCTCTTGTTGCTGCTTGGCTCCCTGGAACTGAAGGCCAAGGTGTTGCTGATGTCTTATTCGGCGATTATGGTTTCACCGGAAAGCTTTCCCGGACATGGTTCAAGACTGTTGATCAACTCCCCATGAACATCGGAGATTATCATTATGATCCACTCTTCCCACTTGGATTTGGCCTCACT